The segment TTTTCCatgtgcctgtgttttgggtgCTACTGCTGTTGTTTCAGCCACCGATTACGTGGCTTTTTTACATTTACCCCGAATACAAAGTGGTGGTTACACCTGACCCATAACAACAAGGTAGAACCCAACACGTAATAGTATCAAGCAGAAACTCATAGGGGACAAAAGTCAAATAGGGGGATCACGAATAGGAGGAAACCACTTTGTCTGTGTAACTGTGTGGCTGGTGTGTTTTAGGGCTGGCCTGGCCTGTCAGCTACCACCATGGCTTACTCTGGAGCTCCAACAATTGAGATGCCGGCCCTGGGCCGCCCTCTGCGGCTGGGGATGCTGTACGACTGCCGCAGCGACACGCTCATACCAGGTACGGTTAGAGTTACACCCAACACCGCTTGTGTTGGTTCATTGTAGTTTACGGACCTCTTGCCAACTAACTCATCTGGTGGGAGGGACTCTTTCAACAGAACACTTGGTTCACCCTCTGCCCCTTTAGGATGTGGTCAGCTATGAGAGCAGACAGCGACTGGTTAGATCTAAAACTGACACATTTAGTGAAACATGAATGAAATGTTTAACAAGAAAAGCATTTTCCAGAGATTTATTGGGCAATAACTTCAATTGCTTAGACAAAACTTACATGTTCATttgtagcagggaaggagagctaataactgataacATCAAAAAGATTGaggtatttaatgcctattttgcttcagtcttcactgagcaagttaatggtgaccagatacttacTACAGTTAATGTTAACAACCAGAGGGAAGGAATGCAaaacaaaacagggaaagaacaggttgtgacgggttggatcacagaaagcccctggggttgccaactgatgtgccaagactacttctgcccctgctttccctgccagcttgggactccagcaccctgtcttgttgagccagacacaacCGTCTGCTCctacacagacccaggatctgaaccacTTGCCCCAAAGccgcagacttaactgaaagcaacttaggaagtgttcctgtctttaacactcagatgcccaactcctaatGGGGTTCAAACCCCacataaatccgttttaccctgcataaagcttatacagggtaaactcatacattgtttgccttctataacactgatagagagatatgcacagctgtttgctcccccaggtattaatacatactctgggttaattaataagtaaaaagtgatttgattaaatatagaaagtaggatttaagtggttccaagtagtaacagacagaacaaagtgaattaccaagcaaaataaaatagaacacacaagtctatgtctaagaaaactgaatacagataaaaacctcactcttagaggaattccagtaagcttccttgtacagactagtctccttctagtctggatccagcaatcactcacacccccgtggttactgtcctttgttccagtttctttcaggtatccttggggtggagaggctatctcctTAGCctgctgaagaccaaatggaggggtctcccaggggtttaaatagattttctcttgtgggtggagaccccctccttcccctctgtagaatcccagctacaagatggaattttggagtcacatgggcaagtcacatgtccatgcaggACTCAGAATTTTACAGGTGgaagccatggttcacatgctaccttgaacgtcctcaagtagacttcttatgtggattgcaGCCTTACAAGATTcattgtccattaagtgtttcttaatttggcacttaatttgcacattcctttctcaagaagctgcccaaatgctctactaaggctacttagaaatcaagcaggtacacagccaatattcataactttgaatacaaaaatgacatatgcatacaaataggattagtagattcagtagatcataacctttacagagatatgttacatggcatatgtagcataaaacatattccagttatggcacatatacattcataagcatatttccataaagccttctGGGGGGCACCGTCACACAGGTTATAGACTATTTAGAGAAggtagatgtattcaagtcagcagggcctggtgACATTCAtcttagggtacttaaggaattagctgaagcagggctgcccagaggattcagggggcctgggacctttggcggcgggggtccttttgctccgggggtttggggcACTTGGGCAGCAggtcccggagtggaagaagcccccactgccgaattgccgccaaagacccggagcagaaggaccccctgccgccgaattgccgccaaagacccggagcgaaagaagctctgggtcttcggcagtgggtccttcactcgcgccgggggccctggaaaactctcacgggggcccctgtggggcctgggggaaattgccccacttgcctcccccccctctgggcagccctgagctgaagcaatcttggaactgttagcaattatctttgagaagtcatggaggCTGAGTGAGGTCCCAGAGAGATGGAGAAGGGCAATcatagtattatttttaaaagggggaacaaagaggacctggggaattatagactaaCTTTTATCATAGGCGTGGGAAgtaagggtgtggggggtgctgctgcagcacccccatgttTTGCACCTGGCCCTAGAGTCCGACCCTAGGTCCCTGCCGCTGGCTCCgccagcccccagagccctgacgCCTGCTGACCCAGCAGGCTACACCCGCCCCCGGGGTCCCACCGCCTGCCGACCCCACGGTCTCCGTCGGCCCCCAGATCCCCGCTGCCCCCGTGGGCTCCACTGGCCCCCAGAGTCCAGAGCCCACCGGCCCTGGGTCCTGCCGCCCGCCAACCCTGTAGGCTCTGCCGCCCGGAGTTCCGCCGCAGGCTTGGGGTTCTGCAGCCGCCCTCAGCTGTGTCTCCAGCCTGGGACGATGAGGGGCACCGCGTTGACAAGGCTAAGGGGGGAGgcgcagctcagcacccccaccctaAAAATCGTTCAAGCGCCACTGACTTTGATTTTCAAAAAAGGTTGGGTAGCCATctgacacaacaaatcctgtattttggcagggagttagactagatgatccttgcagtcccttctcaccctatggttctatgagtctataatacctggaaagatactggaacatattattaaacaatcagtttgtaagtacCTAGAAAATAATAGGCttataagaaatagccagcatgattttgtcaagaacaaataatgccagaccaacctaatttccttctttaacaggATTACTGGCTTAGTGAATAGGAGgaaagctgtagatgtgatatatcttgatgtTAGTAAGGCTTTTCACACAGTCCCATATGGCATTCTCATAAACAAGAGAAAAgtgatctagatgaaatgacTATAAGGTGGgagcacaactggttgaaaggctGTGCTCAAaggaatggcaatacacaaaaacctgtaggagaacacttcaacctccttggccacacaatagcagatgtaaaggtagccatcttacagcaaaaaaacttcaggaccagactccaaagagaaactgctgagctccagttcatttgcaaatttgacaccatcagatcatgattaaacaaagactgtgaatggctatccaactacagaagcagtttctcctcccttggtgttcacacctcaactgctagcagagcacctcaccctccctgatttgaactaacctcgttatctccagactgatttatacctgcctctggaaatttccattacttgcgtctgatgaagtgggcattcacccacgaaagcttatgctccaatacctctgttagtcttgaaggtgccacaggactctctgttgctttttacagattcagactaacacggctacccctctgatactgtgctCAAagggttcactgtcaaactgggcagacatattgagtggggtccacAGGAGTCAGTCTTGTGTCTTgtacttttaaatgtttttattaatgacttggccaatggagtggagagtatgcttataaaatttgcagatgacaccaagcttggaggggctgcaagcactttggcggacaggattagaattcaaaacaatcttgataaattggagaattggtctgaaatcaacagaatgaaattcagtaaagacgtGCAAAGTATTCTACTTAGGAAGGGAAAAATCAGAGCAGAACTGCAAAATGAGAATAAATGGCtcggtggtagtactgctgaaaaggatctgggggctatagtggatcacaaattgaacatgagacaataaatgtgatgcagttgcagaaAAGCTAACATGGTTCTGTGgtgttgtgatgggttggatcacagaaacccccttgggagctgccagccgatgtaccaagactacccctgctcctgtttttcctgccagctcaggactccagcaccctgtcttgccgGGCCAGACACTCTCGTCTGCTCCAacatagacccagggtctgaataacttgccccaaagctgcaagtttacctgaaaacagctcacagaagtgtgcttgtctttagcactcagatgcccaactcccaatgggatctaaacccaaataaatccgttttaccctgcataaagcttatgcagggcaaactcataaattgttcgccctctataacactcatagagagatatgcacagttgtttgctccctcaggtattaatacatattctgagtaaattactaaataaaaagtgattttattaaatgcagagaataggatttaagtggttccaagtagtaacagacagaacaaagtaagtcaccaagtaaaataaaataaaatgcgcaaaactatgtctaatcaaactaaatacagataagttcctcaccagttccagaatgctcccttttacagactaatctccttttagcctgggtccagcaatcacttacaccccctgtagttactgtcctttgttccagtttccttcaagtatcctggggggatggtgtgtggagaggctccttctttagccagctgaagacaaaatggaggggtctcccacgggtttaaatagactctctcttgtgggtggagaccccccctcctccctcctatgcgaagtccagctccaagatggagttctggagtcacctgggcaagtcacatgtccctgcatgactcagtctttacaggccgaagccattgtccacatggtatcttgtatgtctccaggaagacttcttacgTGGATTgaagcattccaagatgcattgttccccaagtgtctcctgatcaggtacttaaccttgcaaattccttcctaaagaagctgaccaaatgcctcacaaagcttacttagaaaccaagcaagtaaacagcccatattcttaacctcaagtagaaaattatatatatatatatatatacaaagagGATGAATAGAtacagtaaaccataacctttacagagatatgttacatggcacaggcagcacaaaacatattccagttatgtcatacatacatttataagcaccccctcataaagccttatggggtacactgtcacaggtgTATTAACAAGAATGTAAtttgtaagacacgggaggtaatggTCCTGCTCTgctcgacactggtgaggcctcagctgaagaactgtgtccaattctgggtgccacactttaggaaagaggtggacaaattggagagagtccagaggagagcatcaaaatgataaaagatttagaaaacctgacctatgaggaaagattttaaaatctGGTCACGTTTAGTCTTGCGAAAAGATGACCAAGGGGGGAGCtcataacagtcttccaatatgttaagagctgttataaagagcacGTTGATTGAtcgttctccatgtccactgaaggtagaagtAAAGGGCTTAATCTGtggcaagagagatttaggttagatattaggaataacTAACTATATGGTTAGTTACGCTCTGGAATAGGGTTCCAAGGGATGTTATGGAATCCccctcactggaggtttttaagaacaggttggacaaatatgtgtcagggatggtctaggtttgcttggtctggcctcagtgcagggggttgaAGTAGAGGacctctcaagttcccttccagccctacatttgtgggattctaggattctataggAAGGAGCAGCTGCGGCACTGACCTTAACTTACTGGCTGAAGAAACTATGATTTTTAGTGCTTGTCATTCTAGTATCAGCCTTCAGTTGCCTCTGCGTCATAGAGGAGATATGCTATCACAGGAACCAATCCTCCAACCAAGAGCAGACAGACCAATACTAGCTGTTAGATATTAAATAGAAAATGGATATTCAGATGAGGTGGATATCACTCTAATAGTACTCTGGTAGAAGTCATCAGGCAGAACCTATTCTACATCTGGCTGAGATTCAGTTGCTGATACAAAGATAATAGAATCAGTACTATAGAAAAGCAAGTGAAATACAGACTTATGTTCTTCCAGGAGGGTCTTGATTTGGATATAGGAATGTCCAAGTGAAGAGTCCAACCCTCACTAGTGTCATCTGTTCTCGTTATGTTCAACAAAAGGAGGATTGGTGAATGTTTAGACTGGGTTTTCTTTGGGCAACAACCTTGATTCTCCCCCCAATAAGGCCGTAGAACTCAGTCTTGAACCATCAGCTTGGCCCCATGCCCTATTTTAAATCTTATGTGAGGTGTCAAATTTGCTATGCATCAAAATTGCAGTCTCAATAACTATTAATTCCCTCAGACACGTTTTTGGAGTTGGGAGTTCATTCTGAGACCCAGTGCTGAAATACAGAAAGATTTTCTATAATACCTCCCTCAGACATCAGAGTCCGTGCTTTAAGAGCAGTGAAATATTTGTTGGTTAAAAGTTGTATGTCTTCTTTGAGGAAATCCGTAAGGCGACTAGCTGGCCATCACCGTATGAACTGACAACATTCTACAGATTGCTCATATACGTGTGAAGCTCCTCTCATGATTCCATAGTTCAGGTTGAATTGAGTTTTAcatttaaagcagggattcagccACTTTCTGATgtatgtagaatcatagaatagtctgtaaaagaagcttactggaacatctctgagggtgagatttcatctgtaatcactttatTACTgaattaggtttagacttgcgtgttttattttattttgtttggtaattcactttgttctgtctgttattacttggaaccacttaaatcctactttttgcatttaataaaatcactttttacttattaattaacctagagtatgtattaatgcctggggcaggggaggggtggaaacagttgcgcatatctctctatcagtgctaaagagggcgaacaatttgagttaagctttatacagggtaaaatggattgatttggggtttggaccccattgggagctcggcatctgagtgttagagacaggagcacttcttaagctgttttcagttaagcctgcagctttggggggacgtggttcagacctgggtctgtgtttgtagcaggctagcgtgtctggctcaaaccagggcAGGGCACtaaagtcctaagctgccaggggaAACAAGCTcaggggtagtctcagcacatcagttggcagctcttaggggggtttctgtgatccaacccgtcacagtggcatagtcggcaggatctgtgcacagctgattgcttggagatactggtagtgattttaagtgagttttgcgtgtggtggctggagaacagacaaagtggttaccgGTTTGTTactttctgtttgcttattttgggtaagggaaatagggacagaaagataagcaaaataagtaagagggaagatcagaagaagctagaactacacaagttgcaatttgcccagaaaggctgaacactgggctctgggaaagtctctgttaactaggaattccctgagctgagtgcatctcagttttagtgaactgcagagggggtggggcccAACACGAGacagcaggaaaatgactaccagtgaggcAGCTACTAAACTAGAGTTGGCCAGACTGGAAGCagaagagaaggcaaaggacCGGGAGTTTCAATTGAAACTCAAagaggcagaggcagccagggaggaggcTGCCCACAAAATGGCTATGGAGGCAGAAGCAGCCAGGGACAAAAGAGTCCTGGAgttaaaagacagagaaatacaggccCTGATTGATgtccagaagcatgaactggctgttatggaatggaagagacaaaaccctccagctgctggctccacttcccccaaAATCCACAGATGGGAGCGACTGTGTCCACAGTACGATGAATCCAGCGATATTGCCGAATAtctcatcacctttgagagactgtgatCCCTCCATGCTATCCCTGAAggtcagaagatgaccacattgatagcaaaattgactggcagagctctggacatattcattaagatgcctattgatgatgcttcaaactatggtaaatttaaggaactggtcaggaaacagtttcaggttacacctgaaacctacagggttaaattcaggagtcttaagaggggaCCTGGATTAATTAATATGGTTTATGTAactgaaatgagagatttggtagataagtGGGTAAGGGGGAAAGgcattacaagctttgaaggaatgtgttttttggttactcaggaacaattcttgaatatgtgcagtgatgatgtaaaacagtacTTCTGGGACAAAAAGGTGAATGCAGTCAGTGAATTAGCTGGGTTTGCAGACTCTTTTGAGCAGTCACAAGCTGCaattaaacataaaccactggcagaggggtacagCATTGGGGGAAAGCAAAATCATCGTTTCACCCCTGGGAAAAAGGAGGCTCGGCCTTCATCTCCTCATTGCCTTGTTACTCGTCCCAAATCTTCTgtacaagcagaggagcccaagaggtgctatcattgtaagtccactgagcacctgaggaataattGCCCTTGGCTAAGAGGGAACAGGCAGCAGGTAACACATGAAACTGTtacttctcagagccaggctgctgcatctttccacacaggatttatAAAGGTTGCTTCTACACAACCAgcagtgagcatatgcatgctgttaaactGAATGGGAAAGTTCTTCTTGGTTTAAGGGACACAGGTACAGAGATTAGAACAAGGGACAGTAACCACAGAGTGGGAGTGATTGCTGGACACAGACTaaaaggaggctagtctgtaaattaacccagagtatgtattaatatgggggggggggagaaggaggaagggggcaaacagctgtgcatatctctctctcagTGCTATAGAGGGtgaataatttatgagtttaccctgtataagctttatttggggtttggactccatagggagctgggcatctgagtgctggagaccgGAATACTTcttagctgttttcagttaagcctgcagtttgtgggacgtagttcagacctgggtctgtgtttgcagtaggctagcgtgtctgtctcaaaccaggcagggcactgaagtcctaagctgccaggggaAACAGGCTCAGGGATAGTCTCAgaacatcagttggcagttcccaaggtgTTTTCTGTGACCCAATCCATCAAACCCAGCCCTTCCTGGAAACAAAAAGTTCATCCAATGTCAGAGATGGGAAACTGGCATCCAAAGCTTTCGTTTGCCATTCGGGGATATTGTTCCAATGCCCTGCAGTAGCAGAGACTGCTGTGTCTGTAAGGTATCGTTAACAGTCTGCAACTGGGGAAACTGGGTGAAATGATCCAGGCTGTGGAAGTGAGCTCAGCTGGAGGGATCTTCCAGGCTGGCATTTCCCTTCTGCCAGTGACTGACAGGTCTGGGTCTGCCCCACTGCAGGCAGGCGGAAGACCCATGGTATCAGTTCTATGACCTCTGTTACTtgaagaaaataatattttaactgAGCTCAGATAAAATTCATCCTGACtgaacaaaaaaatctgtttttaaaattcccaCAGATGATTATTCTCTGAactagtgggggtgggggcatacCTGGCATTGCAAAACTCTTGCTAATCCCGATATGATATTATACTTGCACATGGATACCGTGGTAATTGGTGCCTTAATTATTACTGTTTGTGTGGCAGTAGCCACCATAGACACCAATCAGCGATCGGGGCCCATTATTAGTCATTGTCACTACACAGATTAAAAAGGCAGCTTGTGTCCCAAAAAGCTTAAAATCTGCATTGTGACAAGATGCAACAGACAGATGAGACAATTGGGagtggaggaggagagaatgAGGTAACAGTAAAGCTAACACATTATCAGACAGAGAGCAAGATGGATAGAAAGAGATTCCAGTGGAGGGTCAGATGACAGGGCACATTGATTTGAGCCTTCAGTGCTGGAGTTCTTTCTCATAGTGTGTCTTTAATATGAGACAAGGTTAATAAACGAAATTACAACACTTCCTTATCCTCTCCAGTGATCACTGACTATGTGCTTGTGTGGAATTTTCCAGGTATCACTTTATGGGGCATTGAGGCCCTTAAGAAAGACGTGGAGACAATGCCAAAGCACAATACTGAATTCCAGATCATTGCGTCCGACACCATTGAAGATAAGGCCTCAGCCCTCAGGCTGTCTTCATCCCTGAAGGCCAGTCTCCTGGGGAGGCTGGTAGAAGTAGGTGGATCTGCAGCATTTTTAAATGATACAAAGAAATCAAAATATCACGCTCGAGTTGCTCTCCACTACTCAGTGACAAACAGGTTTGAGCACCTGACCATGAGCCAGTTGGGGACTGAGAACGTCTCTTATCCTGCTGTGTTTGACCAAGGCACGGCCACCCATGTGGTCACAGCTGTGCTGTACGGGGCTCAGGCTTTCTTTGTGTTTGATCGGGAAGTTTCTTCATCAGAGAGTATGCGAGAGATAGAGGGGAAAATGAAACTGATGATAGAAAAGATCCCAAAGGTTTCTGGCGGAGcagaagtgtctggggaaaaggggaacaaggaagaagaaagaaaagaaaatttcagTTGCAAATTTTATGGTGATTTTGCCCTGGAGAACAATCCGGTTACTTACCAAGATGCCATGGGAGTTTACTCCACTCTCCCTAAGCGGCTTGGAGTCGCTGGTGAAAACGCTGTACCGGTGCGAGTCTGGCTGTACCCACTGAGCAAGCTGGACTCCAGAGCTGCCCAGCTAGTGCGTGAGATCAGCGCGGTGCTGGTTTATGATGCTCAAAGTGCCCTGGAGCACCTGACTGAGTGCGACGTCCGGTGCAACGACATGGTGAAGGACAGAACGGCTACAACCTTCCCCGAGATCCAGAGGAAAATCCAGCAATTCAGAGATCTGTGTAAACAGCACAGACAGACCTTCCAAAAAGAGCTAGCTAGAACCCTGCCCTCTATCcgtggaggcggagcagaggaGGGGGCCCTGGTGGAGATTTTAACCAACAAGGAGCAATCGCCATTTGGTACCCAGAGACTCAATGAATTTCTGGAGAAGAAACAGGAGGAAATGGATTTTGTCAATTCCTACCTGGCTGAGCTAGGGGAGGTGGAAGTCGTATCCTCCAGGAGTGAGCGACAATGTATAGTTCTCAGCCCCAGGCATGACTTTATTGTGTCTCTTTCACTCACTTCATTGCATAATGAGGAATCCTATTTATCAGAATTAAATCTATCGTTGAGGAGACAATTTATGAAGAAAACTCATGATCCAGCATTAGCCAGTTCTGCCTGTGAGACACCAAAATCCAAACAGTGGTTTGAGGACGAAGAGATAAGAAGAAAAGCACGACAAGCTGTAAAGTCCTTCTCTGGCTTTGCCCGTGTCAATAAATCTAACGGGAAGACTCGGTTCATTGTGGCCTCAGTTCCAGACAAGGACAATCCCGGCACTGCCATTTACCTGTATGAGGATGGAGAGCTGATCA is part of the Chrysemys picta bellii isolate R12L10 chromosome 2, ASM1138683v2, whole genome shotgun sequence genome and harbors:
- the LOC101934977 gene encoding verrucotoxin subunit beta-like; translation: MAYSGAPTIEMPALGRPLRLGMLYDCRSDTLIPGITLWGIEALKKDVETMPKHNTEFQIIASDTIEDKASALRLSSSLKASLLGRLVEVGGSAAFLNDTKKSKYHARVALHYSVTNRFEHLTMSQLGTENVSYPAVFDQGTATHVVTAVLYGAQAFFVFDREVSSSESMREIEGKMKLMIEKIPKVSGGAEVSGEKGNKEEERKENFSCKFYGDFALENNPVTYQDAMGVYSTLPKRLGVAGENAVPVRVWLYPLSKLDSRAAQLVREISAVLVYDAQSALEHLTECDVRCNDMVKDRTATTFPEIQRKIQQFRDLCKQHRQTFQKELARTLPSIRGGGAEEGALVEILTNKEQSPFGTQRLNEFLEKKQEEMDFVNSYLAELGEVEVVSSRSERQCIVLSPRHDFIVSLSLTSLHNEESYLSELNLSLRRQFMKKTHDPALASSACETPKSKQWFEDEEIRRKARQAVKSFSGFARVNKSNGKTRFIVASVPDKDNPGTAIYLYEDGELISTNFEPPSKPRPPLMDGIRHDRVQLTFNPAAYGRAAISGYRAEYRIVGQENWTAVTVNNKQETFTVTGLRANTEYQF